Proteins from a genomic interval of Polaribacter sp. Q13:
- the gldK gene encoding gliding motility lipoprotein GldK codes for MKKAAIFALLIVVFYSCGSNDRGELVGVKSKKKWFSEKPFGMALIPGGAFTMGKQDEDLIGTINSPTKTVTLRPYYMDETEITNNEYKEFVQWVRDSVVRTRLGYQQEFASMMGTPDPNGQLPSGGINDYAFAVLKDTTGANAYEKYMYDNYTSLEFDSDSIRPLNWDTDIIWDKEDFPDADYVEVMDTLYVPRDEAVDGVRSFNVKYLKYKYTWFDRDNAARKGGNRKDFVKTETLNIYPDTTVWVKDFNYSYNDPMHQDYFYHQSYGDYPVVGVNWGQATAFCNWRTKKKNNFLRSKKNSTGVPDFRLPTEAEWEYAARGGLEFATYPWGTGGTTTDRGCFLANFKPVRGDYAVDGALYTMEAKSFNANDYGLYNMAGNVSEWTNTAYNLSSYYMASTMNPNVEDRKNKRKIIRGGSWKDVAYFLEVSSRDYEYADTARSYIGFRTVQNYIGTTNK; via the coding sequence ATGAAGAAAGCAGCAATATTTGCACTTTTAATAGTAGTTTTTTACAGTTGTGGCTCTAATGATAGAGGAGAATTGGTAGGAGTTAAATCGAAGAAAAAATGGTTTTCAGAAAAACCATTTGGTATGGCGTTAATTCCTGGGGGTGCCTTTACAATGGGTAAACAAGATGAAGACCTTATTGGTACAATAAATTCACCAACCAAAACAGTTACTTTAAGACCATATTATATGGACGAGACTGAAATTACGAACAATGAATATAAAGAATTTGTTCAATGGGTTAGGGATTCTGTTGTAAGAACTAGACTTGGTTATCAGCAAGAGTTTGCATCTATGATGGGAACTCCAGATCCAAACGGACAACTTCCTTCTGGTGGTATTAATGATTATGCATTTGCGGTATTAAAAGATACAACTGGAGCCAATGCTTATGAAAAGTACATGTATGATAATTACACGAGTTTAGAATTCGATTCAGATTCTATAAGACCATTAAATTGGGATACAGATATTATTTGGGATAAAGAAGATTTTCCGGATGCAGATTATGTAGAGGTAATGGATACTTTATATGTGCCTAGAGATGAAGCTGTAGATGGGGTTAGATCTTTTAACGTTAAATACTTAAAATATAAATACACTTGGTTTGATAGAGATAATGCTGCAAGAAAAGGTGGTAATAGAAAAGATTTTGTAAAAACTGAAACATTAAATATCTATCCAGATACTACCGTTTGGGTAAAAGATTTTAACTATTCTTATAATGATCCAATGCACCAAGATTATTTTTACCACCAATCTTATGGAGATTATCCGGTTGTTGGGGTAAACTGGGGGCAAGCAACTGCTTTTTGTAATTGGAGAACTAAGAAGAAAAATAATTTCTTAAGAAGTAAGAAAAATTCAACGGGTGTTCCAGATTTTAGATTGCCAACAGAGGCAGAGTGGGAATATGCTGCAAGAGGAGGGTTAGAATTTGCAACCTATCCTTGGGGTACAGGTGGTACTACTACAGATAGAGGGTGCTTTTTAGCAAACTTTAAGCCTGTAAGAGGTGATTATGCGGTAGATGGAGCACTATATACTATGGAAGCAAAATCTTTTAATGCAAATGATTACGGCTTGTATAATATGGCAGGTAATGTTTCTGAATGGACAAATACAGCTTATAACTTATCTTCTTACTATATGGCTTCTACTATGAACCCAAATGTAGAAGATAGAAAAAATAAAAGAAAAATAATTCGTGGTGGTTCATGGAAAGATGTGGCATACTTTTTAGAAGTTAGTTCTAGAGATTATGAATATGCAGATACGGCAAGAAGCTACATTGGTTTTAGAACTGTACAGAACTACATTGGTACAACAAACAAATAA
- a CDS encoding sigma 54-interacting transcriptional regulator produces MENLQALKQRFGIIGNDIHLNRALEKALRVAPTDISVLVTGESGVGKENIPRIVHQLSHRKHAKYIAVNCGAIPEGTIDSELFGHEKGSFTGATQDRKGYFEVADGGTIFLDEVGELPLTTQVRLLRVLENGEFIKVGSSKVIKTNVRIVAATNVNMQSAIQKEKFREDLYYRLSTVEIHLPALRERNEDIHLLFRKFAADFAQKYRMPSIRLDENAVKVLLNYRFPGNIRQLKNLAEQISVIEEERVISGLKLQQYLPNNNGNLPAIIGGKKDNDFSTERDIMYKILFDMRNDINDLKKLTLDLMKSGNVEEVQEEHHQLIEKMYENKDAHKSNVEVMNIPQNSSAEKDYDFIETIEEDESLSLQDKEVEMIKKSLEKNSNKRKLAAKELGISERTLYRKIKQYDL; encoded by the coding sequence ATGGAAAACTTACAAGCATTAAAACAACGTTTTGGAATTATCGGTAACGATATTCACTTAAATAGAGCTTTAGAAAAAGCCCTTAGGGTTGCGCCTACAGATATTTCTGTATTAGTTACTGGAGAAAGTGGAGTTGGTAAAGAAAATATACCAAGAATAGTGCATCAATTATCACATAGAAAACATGCAAAATATATTGCTGTAAACTGTGGTGCAATTCCAGAAGGTACTATAGATAGTGAATTATTTGGTCACGAAAAAGGATCATTTACAGGAGCAACACAAGATAGAAAAGGATATTTTGAAGTTGCAGATGGAGGAACCATCTTTTTAGATGAAGTGGGAGAATTACCTCTAACAACACAAGTACGTTTACTGCGTGTTTTAGAAAATGGCGAATTTATAAAAGTAGGTTCTTCTAAAGTTATAAAAACCAATGTTAGAATTGTAGCAGCAACGAATGTTAACATGCAATCTGCAATTCAGAAAGAAAAATTTAGAGAAGATTTATACTACAGATTAAGTACCGTAGAAATTCATTTACCTGCTTTAAGAGAGCGTAATGAAGATATTCATCTATTGTTTAGAAAATTTGCTGCAGATTTTGCTCAAAAATACAGAATGCCTTCTATTCGATTAGATGAAAATGCTGTAAAAGTGTTATTAAACTACCGTTTTCCAGGAAACATTCGTCAGTTAAAAAACTTAGCAGAACAAATTTCGGTTATTGAAGAAGAAAGAGTTATTTCTGGACTTAAATTGCAACAATACTTACCTAATAATAACGGCAATTTACCTGCTATTATAGGCGGTAAAAAGGATAATGATTTCTCTACCGAACGCGACATTATGTATAAAATTTTATTTGATATGCGTAATGACATCAACGATTTAAAAAAGTTGACGTTAGACTTAATGAAAAGTGGTAACGTAGAGGAAGTGCAAGAAGAACATCATCAATTAATTGAAAAGATGTACGAAAACAAAGATGCTCATAAATCTAATGTAGAAGTGATGAATATTCCACAAAACTCATCCGCAGAAAAAGATTATGATTTTATTGAGACGATTGAAGAAGACGAGTCTTTATCTTTACAAGACAAAGAAGTAGAAATGATTAAAAAATCTTTAGAAAAAAACAGCAATAAACGCAAGTTAGCCGCTAAAGAACTAGGAATATCCGAAAGAACTCTATACAGAAAAATTAAACAATACGATTTGTAA
- the miaB gene encoding tRNA (N6-isopentenyl adenosine(37)-C2)-methylthiotransferase MiaB, which produces MEYVEKVIDEKIQGKALVTENKKNNTKKLFIESYGCQMNMNDSEIVAAILDKEGYNTTQILEEADLVLVNTCSIREKAETTVRKRLQKYNAVKQVNKNMKVGVLGCMAERLKEKFLEEEKIVDLVVGPDAYKDLPNLLEEVNAGRDAVNVILSKEETYGDISPVRLNSNGVTAFVSITRGCDNMCTFCVVPFTRGRERSRDPKSIIEEIQSMVDRNFKEITLLGQNVDSFLWFGGGLKKDFGKASEMAQATAVNFAQLLDMCATEFPKTRFRFATSNPQDISLDVIHAIAKHKNICKYLHLPVQSGSNNMLKAMNRQHTREEYITLIDNIFKIVPEMSLSQDMIVGFCGETEEDHQDTLDLMKYVKYDFGFMFTYSERPGTLAAKKMVDDVPFATKKRRLQEIIDLQQEHALYRTQQHLGKVEEFLIEGTSKKNPNEWKGRNTQNTVAVFDKGDYKLGDFVMVKVEDCTSATLKGTVIGYSDNN; this is translated from the coding sequence ATGGAATACGTAGAAAAAGTCATAGACGAGAAAATACAAGGGAAAGCTCTTGTAACCGAAAATAAAAAAAATAACACTAAAAAACTATTCATAGAAAGCTACGGCTGCCAAATGAATATGAATGATAGTGAGATTGTAGCTGCTATATTAGACAAAGAAGGTTATAACACCACTCAAATTCTAGAAGAAGCAGATTTAGTGCTGGTAAACACCTGCTCTATTAGAGAAAAAGCAGAAACCACGGTTCGTAAGAGATTACAGAAATACAATGCTGTAAAACAAGTGAACAAAAACATGAAAGTAGGCGTTTTAGGCTGTATGGCTGAACGCTTAAAAGAAAAGTTTTTAGAAGAAGAAAAAATTGTTGACTTGGTTGTTGGGCCAGATGCTTATAAAGATTTACCAAACTTACTAGAAGAAGTAAATGCTGGTAGAGATGCCGTAAATGTAATTTTATCTAAAGAAGAAACCTACGGAGATATTTCTCCGGTTCGTTTAAATTCTAACGGAGTTACTGCATTTGTATCTATAACCAGAGGTTGTGATAATATGTGTACTTTCTGTGTGGTTCCGTTTACACGTGGACGAGAAAGAAGCCGTGACCCGAAGAGTATTATAGAAGAAATTCAATCTATGGTAGATAGAAACTTTAAAGAAATTACACTTTTAGGTCAGAATGTAGATAGTTTCTTATGGTTTGGTGGAGGATTGAAAAAGGATTTTGGCAAAGCCTCTGAAATGGCACAAGCAACGGCTGTAAATTTTGCACAATTATTAGATATGTGTGCTACAGAGTTTCCGAAAACACGTTTTCGTTTTGCCACTTCTAATCCACAAGATATTAGTTTAGATGTGATTCACGCAATAGCAAAACATAAAAATATCTGTAAATATCTTCATTTACCTGTACAGAGCGGAAGCAATAACATGCTAAAAGCCATGAACAGACAGCACACGCGTGAAGAATACATCACTTTAATTGATAATATTTTTAAGATTGTACCAGAAATGTCTTTAAGTCAAGATATGATTGTTGGTTTTTGTGGAGAAACAGAAGAAGATCATCAAGATACTTTAGACTTGATGAAATATGTAAAATACGATTTCGGTTTTATGTTTACCTATTCGGAAAGACCAGGAACTTTAGCGGCTAAGAAAATGGTAGATGATGTACCTTTTGCTACAAAAAAACGCAGATTACAAGAAATTATTGATTTACAACAAGAACACGCTTTATACAGAACGCAACAACATTTAGGAAAAGTAGAAGAATTTTTAATTGAAGGTACTTCTAAGAAAAACCCGAATGAGTGGAAAGGTAGAAATACCCAAAATACGGTAGCTGTTTTTGATAAAGGAGATTATAAATTAGGAGATTTTGTAATGGTAAAAGTAGAAGATTGTACTTCTGCAACCTTAAAAGGAACTGTTATTGGGTATTCTGATAATAATTAA
- the groES gene encoding co-chaperone GroES, translating into MGLNIKPLADRVLVEPAPAETKTASGLIIPDNAKEKPQQGTVVAVGNGKVDEPLTVKIGDTVLYSKYGGTDLKLEGKDYLMMRESDILAII; encoded by the coding sequence ATGGGATTAAACATTAAACCTTTAGCAGACAGAGTTCTTGTAGAACCTGCTCCAGCAGAAACAAAAACAGCATCTGGATTAATTATACCTGATAACGCAAAAGAAAAGCCACAACAAGGAACTGTTGTTGCCGTTGGAAACGGAAAGGTAGACGAGCCTTTAACTGTAAAAATTGGAGATACCGTTTTATATAGTAAGTATGGTGGAACTGATTTGAAGCTAGAAGGTAAAGATTATTTAATGATGCGTGAATCTGATATTTTAGCAATTATTTAA
- the secG gene encoding preprotein translocase subunit SecG: MSYTAFLILILIVAIALILIVMVQNPKGGGLSSSFGGGGAQSLGGVQNTNNFLDRTTWTLAIAMFALILLANFAIPRNGENNFELKNTLDGIETTTPVNTTTPATNDSLK; this comes from the coding sequence ATGAGTTACACAGCATTTTTAATTCTAATTTTGATTGTAGCCATTGCATTAATCTTAATCGTGATGGTACAAAATCCTAAAGGTGGAGGGTTATCTTCTTCTTTTGGAGGTGGTGGAGCACAATCTTTAGGTGGTGTACAAAACACTAACAACTTTTTAGACAGAACAACTTGGACTTTAGCAATTGCTATGTTTGCATTAATTTTATTAGCAAATTTTGCAATTCCAAGAAACGGAGAGAATAACTTTGAGTTAAAAAATACTTTAGATGGTATTGAAACTACAACTCCTGTGAACACTACAACTCCTGCAACTAACGATAGTTTAAAATAA
- the gldL gene encoding gliding motility protein GldL → MAQSKSYKKTMNFIYGMGAAVVIVGALFKIQHMSLGPVTGGMMLTIGLLVEAAVFAVSAFDTPEDDFDWSKVYPELGEDRFKAEKVEKEEAGAQGLLSQKLDNLLKEANIDASLMTSLGNSMKNFQGAAEGLSAASESISSTNKYNEQVSMAAVQMETLNNLYKVQVENTTRQSELNGAVVENTEKLKIQMESLAKNLSSLNGVYGGMLSAMSK, encoded by the coding sequence ATGGCACAGTCAAAATCTTATAAGAAAACAATGAATTTCATTTATGGAATGGGAGCAGCAGTTGTAATTGTTGGAGCATTGTTCAAAATTCAACACATGAGTTTAGGTCCTGTTACCGGAGGAATGATGTTAACAATTGGTTTGTTGGTAGAAGCAGCGGTTTTTGCAGTTTCAGCGTTTGATACTCCAGAAGATGATTTTGATTGGTCTAAAGTATATCCTGAGTTAGGAGAAGATAGATTTAAAGCTGAAAAAGTCGAAAAAGAAGAAGCAGGAGCTCAAGGATTATTATCTCAAAAACTAGATAATTTATTAAAAGAAGCAAATATAGATGCTTCTTTAATGACAAGTTTAGGTAACAGCATGAAAAATTTTCAAGGAGCTGCAGAGGGATTATCTGCTGCATCAGAATCTATTTCATCTACGAATAAATATAATGAACAAGTTTCTATGGCGGCAGTTCAAATGGAAACTTTAAATAATTTATATAAAGTACAAGTAGAAAATACAACTAGGCAATCTGAGTTAAATGGTGCTGTTGTAGAGAATACAGAAAAATTAAAAATTCAAATGGAGTCTTTAGCAAAAAACTTATCTTCTTTAAACGGAGTTTATGGTGGTATGCTTTCTGCAATGTCTAAATAA
- a CDS encoding tetratricopeptide repeat protein: MKPATFIDLIKNKTQVQEVETAELKTVVEEYPYFQAARVLYLKGLKNQDSFKYNNELKVTAAYTTDRTLLFNYITTNDFNNKKPDIHQQIFEKISEEKTVKIPSEIIETPIEKPIETTEKVIEVKKALEIGKPISFSATEDHSFGEWLQLSAKKPIIRKTKIIVEKTTEKEDLINTFIENNPKIKPLSKDKMVAVPVAKNSQDSLLMTETLAKVYLEQKKYDNAIQAYRILSLKYPEKSGFFADQIKRIQILQKNKS, encoded by the coding sequence TTGAAACCAGCTACTTTTATAGATTTAATAAAAAATAAAACCCAGGTTCAGGAAGTGGAAACTGCTGAATTAAAAACTGTTGTTGAAGAGTATCCGTATTTTCAAGCAGCTAGAGTTTTGTATTTAAAAGGTTTAAAAAATCAGGATAGTTTTAAATATAATAACGAATTAAAAGTAACCGCTGCTTACACAACAGACAGAACTTTATTATTCAATTATATTACTACAAACGACTTCAATAATAAGAAACCAGATATTCATCAACAAATATTTGAAAAAATATCGGAAGAAAAAACAGTAAAAATACCTTCTGAGATTATTGAAACTCCAATAGAAAAACCTATTGAAACCACAGAAAAAGTAATTGAAGTAAAAAAAGCACTAGAAATAGGAAAACCAATATCATTTTCAGCTACAGAAGATCATTCTTTTGGAGAATGGTTGCAACTGTCTGCAAAAAAACCAATTATTAGAAAAACTAAAATAATTGTTGAAAAAACTACTGAAAAAGAAGATTTAATAAACACTTTTATAGAAAACAACCCTAAAATTAAGCCTCTATCTAAAGACAAAATGGTAGCAGTTCCCGTTGCAAAAAACAGTCAAGACTCATTATTAATGACGGAAACTTTAGCTAAAGTTTATTTGGAACAAAAAAAGTATGATAACGCTATACAAGCTTATAGAATTTTAAGTTTGAAATATCCAGAAAAAAGTGGTTTCTTTGCAGACCAAATTAAAAGAATACAAATTTTACAAAAAAATAAATCATGA
- a CDS encoding formimidoylglutamase: MNQDFLSPVTASIVTYLEEQSSLCLGKTFRIHTEEEGLPDLENVQIAILGVQEDRNSENNFGCGENLHFIRRKLYNLFPGNWNTQIADLGNVLKGNSVTDTYFAVSEIITELLKKNIIPVIIGGGQDLTYVNYRAYDALEQTVNIAAVDSRFDLGHLDDALTSQSYLSKIIMQEPNNLFNYSNVGYQTYFNSQEEIQLLDNLFFDACRLGKAKELENIEPVFRNADIVSIDLGSVRQSEAPANNNASPNGFYGEEICAISRYAGLSDKVSSFGIYEYNSKLDNNHQTAHLIAQMIWYFIEGVNFRVKDYPFSGKENYQKFTVLLEDDDPLTFYKSNKSGRWWIEIKILSDNKYKRHALIPCTYNDYTDATKQIIPEKWYKAMRKLV; the protein is encoded by the coding sequence ATGAACCAAGACTTTTTAAGCCCAGTAACAGCATCTATTGTAACGTATTTAGAAGAGCAATCTAGTTTGTGTTTAGGTAAAACCTTTAGAATACATACAGAAGAAGAAGGTTTGCCTGATCTAGAGAATGTGCAAATTGCAATTTTAGGAGTTCAAGAAGACAGAAACTCAGAAAATAATTTTGGATGTGGAGAAAATTTACATTTTATCCGAAGAAAATTATACAATTTATTTCCTGGTAATTGGAATACTCAAATTGCAGATTTAGGAAATGTATTAAAAGGAAATTCGGTTACAGATACTTATTTTGCAGTTTCAGAAATTATTACAGAATTATTGAAGAAAAATATTATTCCTGTAATTATTGGAGGAGGTCAAGATTTAACTTATGTAAATTATAGAGCGTATGACGCTTTAGAACAAACCGTTAATATTGCAGCTGTAGATAGTCGTTTCGATTTAGGTCATTTAGATGACGCGTTAACTTCTCAGTCTTATTTAAGTAAAATAATTATGCAAGAACCTAATAACTTGTTTAATTATAGTAATGTAGGTTATCAGACATATTTTAATTCGCAAGAAGAAATACAGTTGTTAGATAATTTGTTTTTTGATGCTTGTAGATTAGGAAAAGCAAAAGAATTAGAAAATATTGAACCCGTTTTTAGAAATGCAGATATTGTTTCTATAGATTTAGGTTCTGTAAGGCAAAGTGAAGCTCCTGCTAATAATAATGCTTCTCCAAATGGTTTTTATGGAGAAGAAATTTGTGCTATTTCTAGGTATGCGGGACTAAGCGATAAGGTATCTTCATTTGGTATTTATGAGTATAATTCTAAGTTAGATAACAATCATCAGACGGCGCACCTAATAGCGCAAATGATTTGGTATTTTATTGAAGGAGTTAATTTTAGAGTAAAAGATTATCCGTTTTCTGGAAAGGAAAATTATCAAAAATTCACTGTTTTATTAGAGGATGATGATCCTTTAACATTTTATAAAAGTAATAAATCTGGAAGATGGTGGATAGAGATAAAAATTTTATCAGATAATAAATACAAAAGACATGCGTTAATACCATGTACATATAATGATTATACAGACGCAACTAAGCAAATTATCCCAGAAAAATGGTATAAAGCGATGCGTAAATTAGTGTAG
- the topA gene encoding type I DNA topoisomerase: MAKNLVIVESPAKAKTIEKFLGKDFQVESSYGHIADLPSKELGIDVEGDFSPKYIISDDKKPVVKKLKALAKKADTVWLASDEDREGEAIAWHLKEQLGLVDANTKRIVFHEITKNAILKAVDNPRDIDYNMVNAQQARRVLDRLVGYELSPVLWRKVKGGLSAGRVQSVAVRLIVEKERSIQEFNAETHYKVVAEFSNVEGKTFKATIPKNFDTKKTAENFLKSCANADFSIAELTKKPAKKSPAAPFTTSTLQQEASRKLGFPVAKTMQVAQRLYEAGLITYMRTDSLNLSVDARNAAEEEITNYYGKEYSKQRVFKTKSKGAQEAHEAIRPTNMKMHAIATEYDQTRLYDLIWKRTLASQMSDAQLERTNFKIENSENSKIFTANGEMIKFDGFLKVYLEGKDDDEEEQAGMLPTLKVGEALNYSFINATQRFTSPPYRFTEASLVKQLEELGIGRPSTYAPTISTVQRRGYVEKGEDEGLERNYEQMILVDGAVKSEALTEKTGSNKNKLIPTDIGNIVNDFLVANFSNVLDFGFTAKVESSFDDISEGNEDWIEMIKGFYTKFHDTVEDVKENAERESGERILGKHPETGKTVLVRLGKFGPIAQIGAPEDEEKVFASLNKDQNLGTITLEEALELFLLPKTLGGYEDEEVIVSNGRFGPYIRFGTMFVSLDKGENPMEVDLPRAIELIVAKQKADAPIYHYEDLPVQKGVGRFGPFLKWNNIFINVNKKYDFDNLTDDDIIELIEVKKQKEIDKVLHNWEDVGIRVEKARWGRFNVLKGKIKIELPKTTEIEKMTKEEAVKMIEAKTPKKKAAKKKVVKKKVVKKKVTKKK, encoded by the coding sequence ATGGCAAAGAATTTAGTAATTGTAGAGTCACCAGCAAAAGCAAAAACCATCGAAAAATTTCTTGGAAAAGATTTTCAAGTAGAATCTAGTTATGGTCATATTGCAGACTTACCATCCAAAGAATTGGGTATTGATGTAGAAGGAGATTTTAGTCCAAAATATATTATTTCTGATGATAAAAAACCAGTTGTAAAAAAGTTAAAAGCTTTAGCCAAGAAAGCAGACACTGTTTGGTTAGCAAGTGATGAGGATCGAGAGGGTGAGGCAATTGCATGGCATTTAAAAGAGCAATTAGGTTTAGTAGATGCCAATACAAAACGTATTGTATTTCATGAAATAACAAAAAATGCCATTTTAAAAGCAGTTGATAATCCAAGAGATATAGACTATAATATGGTAAATGCACAACAAGCACGTAGAGTTTTAGACAGACTTGTTGGGTATGAATTATCGCCCGTTTTATGGCGTAAAGTTAAAGGAGGTTTGTCTGCAGGTAGAGTACAATCTGTAGCAGTTCGTTTAATTGTAGAAAAAGAAAGAAGCATTCAAGAATTTAATGCAGAAACACATTATAAAGTAGTTGCAGAGTTTTCTAATGTTGAAGGAAAAACGTTTAAAGCAACGATTCCAAAGAATTTTGATACTAAAAAAACAGCTGAAAATTTCTTAAAATCGTGTGCAAATGCAGATTTTTCTATAGCCGAGTTAACCAAAAAACCAGCAAAGAAATCTCCAGCAGCGCCATTTACAACGTCTACGTTACAACAAGAAGCATCTAGAAAATTAGGTTTTCCGGTTGCAAAGACAATGCAAGTAGCACAACGTTTGTATGAAGCAGGTTTAATTACTTATATGAGAACAGATAGTTTAAATTTATCTGTTGATGCAAGAAACGCTGCCGAAGAAGAAATTACTAATTATTACGGTAAAGAATATAGCAAACAACGTGTTTTTAAAACGAAGTCAAAAGGTGCTCAAGAGGCGCACGAGGCGATTCGTCCTACGAACATGAAAATGCATGCTATAGCCACAGAATATGACCAAACGAGATTGTATGATTTAATTTGGAAAAGAACTTTGGCTTCTCAAATGAGTGATGCTCAGTTAGAGAGAACTAATTTTAAGATAGAAAACTCTGAAAATTCAAAAATATTCACTGCAAATGGTGAAATGATAAAATTTGATGGTTTCTTAAAAGTATATTTAGAAGGGAAAGATGATGATGAGGAAGAACAAGCAGGAATGCTACCAACTTTAAAAGTAGGGGAAGCATTAAATTATTCTTTTATAAACGCAACACAGCGTTTTACGAGTCCACCTTACCGATTTACAGAAGCTTCTTTGGTAAAACAATTAGAAGAATTAGGTATTGGTAGACCGTCTACGTACGCGCCAACCATTTCTACAGTTCAAAGAAGGGGTTATGTAGAAAAAGGAGAAGACGAAGGGTTAGAACGAAATTACGAACAAATGATTTTAGTTGATGGAGCTGTAAAAAGTGAAGCATTAACTGAAAAAACAGGTTCTAATAAAAATAAATTAATACCTACGGATATCGGTAATATAGTAAACGACTTTTTGGTTGCTAATTTTTCTAATGTTTTAGATTTTGGTTTTACAGCTAAAGTAGAATCTTCTTTTGATGATATTTCTGAAGGAAATGAAGATTGGATAGAAATGATTAAAGGTTTCTATACAAAGTTTCATGACACGGTGGAAGATGTTAAGGAAAACGCAGAAAGAGAAAGTGGAGAACGTATTTTAGGGAAACATCCAGAAACAGGAAAAACGGTTTTAGTACGTTTAGGTAAATTTGGACCAATTGCACAAATTGGAGCACCAGAAGACGAAGAGAAAGTTTTTGCAAGCTTAAATAAAGATCAGAATTTAGGAACCATCACCTTGGAAGAGGCTTTAGAATTGTTCTTGCTTCCGAAAACGTTAGGAGGTTATGAAGATGAAGAGGTAATTGTATCTAACGGACGTTTTGGTCCTTATATTCGTTTTGGAACCATGTTTGTTTCTTTAGATAAAGGTGAAAATCCAATGGAAGTAGACTTGCCAAGGGCTATAGAATTGATTGTTGCAAAACAAAAAGCAGATGCGCCAATTTATCATTATGAAGATTTACCTGTACAAAAAGGAGTTGGCCGTTTTGGACCTTTCTTAAAATGGAATAATATATTTATCAACGTTAATAAAAAATACGATTTCGATAATCTTACTGACGACGATATTATTGAGTTAATAGAAGTTAAAAAGCAGAAAGAAATAGATAAAGTTTTACATAATTGGGAAGATGTTGGTATTCGTGTTGAAAAAGCACGTTGGGGGCGTTTTAATGTTTTAAAAGGTAAAATTAAGATTGAGTTGCCAAAAACAACAGAGATTGAAAAAATGACCAAAGAAGAAGCGGTTAAAATGATTGAAGCTAAAACTCCGAAGAAAAAAGCAGCAAAGAAAAAAGTTGTAAAAAAGAAAGTCGTAAAAAAGAAAGTGACTAAAAAGAAATAA
- a CDS encoding LptE family protein — protein sequence MKKILYITLFSLSTLFFIACGAYSFTGGSTGDAKTLQIDFFPNQASLVEPTLSQRFTQDMLDLFTRQTNLTTVTSNGDLYFSGEITGYRITPMSATADQTAAQNRLTITVNVRFVNKLVEKDDFEKQFSFYSDYAADAQLTGGVLEAALDEIMERLTQDIFNASVAKW from the coding sequence ATGAAAAAAATACTCTACATAACATTATTCTCATTAAGCACTTTATTTTTTATTGCTTGCGGTGCATACTCTTTTACAGGAGGAAGTACTGGTGATGCAAAAACCTTACAAATAGATTTTTTCCCTAATCAAGCATCTTTAGTAGAGCCAACATTAAGTCAGCGTTTTACCCAAGACATGTTAGATTTATTTACAAGACAAACCAACTTAACAACAGTTACCTCTAACGGAGATTTATATTTTAGTGGAGAAATTACCGGTTACAGAATTACGCCAATGAGTGCTACTGCAGACCAAACCGCTGCTCAAAACAGACTTACCATAACGGTGAATGTTCGTTTTGTAAACAAACTTGTAGAAAAAGACGATTTTGAAAAACAATTCTCTTTTTATTCTGATTATGCTGCAGATGCACAACTTACCGGTGGAGTTTTAGAAGCTGCTTTAGATGAAATTATGGAACGATTAACACAAGATATTTTTAACGCTTCGGTTGCCAAATGGTAA